A genomic region of Xanthomonas campestris pv. phormiicola contains the following coding sequences:
- a CDS encoding ferrous iron transport protein A has product MTLSDMPLRSTAIVETVHERQPNDAIARRLRELGFVTGEQVQVLASGPVGGEPLLVQVGYTRFALRRSEAARVQVSVGAEAQP; this is encoded by the coding sequence GTGACGTTGTCCGATATGCCGTTGCGCAGCACCGCCATCGTGGAGACCGTGCACGAGCGCCAGCCCAACGACGCCATCGCGCGCCGCCTGCGCGAGCTGGGTTTCGTTACCGGCGAGCAGGTGCAGGTGCTGGCGAGCGGTCCGGTCGGCGGCGAGCCGTTGCTGGTGCAGGTCGGCTATACCCGTTTCGCCCTGCGCCGCAGCGAAGCGGCGCGGGTGCAGGTCAGCGTCGGCGCCGAGGCGCAACCATGA
- a CDS encoding enoyl-CoA hydratase-related protein: MSDALLLERSGKVLTLRLNRPEVRNAFDAALVAQLTEALHRIGADPKIKVVVLAGAGAAFSAGADLQWMRSMATASEADNLADALALAQLMRTLDELPKPTVARVHGATFGGAVGLVACCDIAVASTDARFGLSESRLGLLPAVISPYVIAAIGARQARRWFASAETFDAATATQIGLVHQTVAPTALDAAVQRQVELLGQAGPLAAAGAKALVRRVAAGGDNATLDRDNAALIARLRVSAEGQEGLSAFLDKRDPNWLGFW; encoded by the coding sequence ATGAGCGATGCATTGCTGCTGGAGCGCTCAGGCAAGGTCCTGACGCTGCGGCTGAACCGACCGGAGGTGCGCAATGCTTTCGACGCCGCGCTGGTCGCGCAGCTGACCGAAGCGCTGCACCGGATCGGGGCCGACCCGAAGATCAAGGTGGTGGTGCTGGCCGGAGCCGGCGCTGCGTTCTCGGCCGGCGCCGACCTGCAGTGGATGCGTTCGATGGCGACCGCCAGCGAGGCGGACAACCTGGCCGATGCGCTGGCGCTGGCGCAGCTGATGCGCACCCTGGACGAACTGCCCAAGCCGACGGTAGCGCGGGTGCACGGCGCCACGTTCGGCGGTGCGGTCGGGCTGGTCGCCTGCTGCGACATCGCCGTGGCCTCCACCGATGCCCGCTTCGGGCTCAGCGAGAGCCGCCTGGGCCTGTTGCCGGCGGTGATCTCGCCGTACGTGATCGCCGCGATCGGCGCGCGCCAGGCGCGGCGCTGGTTCGCCAGCGCCGAGACGTTCGACGCGGCCACCGCCACCCAGATCGGCCTGGTGCACCAGACCGTGGCGCCGACCGCGCTGGACGCGGCGGTGCAGCGCCAGGTGGAACTGCTCGGCCAGGCCGGCCCGCTCGCCGCCGCCGGCGCCAAGGCGCTGGTGCGCCGGGTCGCCGCCGGCGGCGACAACGCCACCCTGGACCGCGACAACGCCGCACTGATCGCGCGGCTGCGGGTCTCGGCCGAAGGCCAGGAAGGCCTGAGCGCGTTCCTGGACAAGCGCGACCCGAACTGGCTGGGATTCTGGTGA